From a single Phalacrocorax aristotelis chromosome 1, bGulAri2.1, whole genome shotgun sequence genomic region:
- the ANKRD54 gene encoding ankyrin repeat domain-containing protein 54, whose amino-acid sequence MEGGGGAAAAPDAAPGPEPGPEPVAGLALGAAAGAPLGFLHVLWQREEPAGKIPARRLRRAARLHRRLGPTGKESHALKRLREAANSNDLDTVQQLLEDGTDPCAADDKGRTALHFASCNGNDHIVRLLLDHGADPNQRDGLGNTPLHLAACTNHVPVITTLLRGGARVDALDRAGRTPLHLAKSKLNILQEGLSHSLEAVRLEVKQIIQMLREYLERLGRHEQKEQLDDLCSRLQMTSTKEQVDEVTDLLASFTSLSLQMQKMEKR is encoded by the exons ATGGAgggtggcggcggggccgcggcggcgccCGACGCGGCGCCGGGACCGGAGCCGGGACCGGAGCCGGTTGCTGGGCTGGCgctgggggcggcggcgggcgcccCACTTGGCTTCCTGCATGTCCTGTGGCAGCGGGAGGAGCCCGCCGGCAAGATCCCGGCCCGCCGCCTGCGCAGGGCCGCTCGCCTCCACCGCCGGTTGgggcctacggggaaggagagCCACG CTCTGAAAAGGCTGCGTGAAGCTGCCAACAGCAACGACTTGGACACAG TGCAGCAACTTTTGGAGGATGGAACTGACCCTTGTGCCGCAGACGACAAAGGCCGGACAGCCTTGCACTTTGCCTCCTGCAATGGCAACGATCACATCG TGCGACTGCTTCTGGACCACGGAGCTGACCCGAACCAGAGAGATGGGCTGGGAAACACCCCCTTACACCTGG ctgcctgcacgAACCATGTTCCTGTCATCACCACGCTGCTGCGCGGAG GGGCCAGAGTTGATGCCTTGGATCGAGCTGGCAGAACCCCACTGCACCTCGCTAAATCAAAGCTAAACATCCTGCAGGAAGGACTCTCCCACAGCCTGGAGGCCGTACGACTTGAAGTGAAACAG ATTATCCAGATGTTGCGGGAATACCTAGAGCGTCTGGGGAGGCATGAGCAAAAGGAACAGCTGGATGACCTCTGCTCCAGGTTACAGATGACTAGCACAAAGGAGCAG GTGGACGAGGTTACAGACCTCCTGGCCAGCTTCACGTCACTCAGCTTGCAGATGCAGAAGATGGAGAAGAGGTAA
- the EIF3L gene encoding eukaryotic translation initiation factor 3 subunit L isoform X1: MAYPGEDYDNEAAYDPYAYPNDYDMHTGDPKQDLAYERQYEQQTYQVIPEVIKNFIQYFHKTVSDLIDQKVYELQASRVSSDVIDQKVYEIQDIYENSWTKLTERFFKNTPWPEAEAIAPQVGNDAVFLILYKELYYRHIYAKVSGGPTLEQRFESYYNYCNLFNYILNADGPAPLELPNQWLWDIIDEFIYQFQSFSQYRCKTAKKSEEEIDFLRSNPKIWNVHSVLNVLHSLVDKSNINRQLEVYTSGGDPESVAGEYGRHSLYKMLGYFSLVGLLRLHSLLGDYYQAIKVLENIELNKKSMYSRVPECQVTTYYYVGFAYLMMRRYQDAIRVFANILLYIQRTKSMFQRTTYKYEMINKQNEQMHALLAIALTMYPMRIDESIHLQLREKYGDKMLRMQKGDAQVYEELFSYACPKFLSPVVPNYDNVHPNYHKEPFLQQLKVFADEVQQQAQLSTIRSFLKLYTTMPVAKLAGFLDLTEQEFRIQLLVFKHKMKNLVWTSGISALDGEFQSASEVDFYIDKDMIHIADTKVARRYGDFFIRQIHKFEELNRTLKKMGQRP, encoded by the exons ATGGCTTACCCGGGGGAGGACTACGACAACGAG GCCGCCTACGATCCCTACGCCTACCCCAACGACTATGATATGCACACGG GAGACCCGAAGCAAGACCTGGCCTATGAGCGCCAGTACGAGCAGCAGACCTACCAGGTGATCCCTGAAGTGATCAAAAACTTCATTCAGTATTTTCACAAGACAGTGTCAGATCTCATTGACCAGAAGGTGTATGAGCTCCAGGCCAGCCGTGTTTCCAGCGATGTTATTGACCAGAAGGTGTATGAGATCCAGGACATCTATGAAAACAG CTGGACAAAGCTGACAGAAAGGTTTTTTAAGAATACTCCATGGCCAGAGGCCGAGGCCATTGCCCCTCAGGTTGGAAATG ATGCTGTTTTCCTCATCCTATACAAGGAGCTGTATTACAGGCACATCTACGCCAAAGTCAGT GGGggccccacgctggagcagagGTTTGAATCCTATTACAACTACTGCAATCTCTTCAACTACATCCTCA ATGCTGATGGCCCTGCTCCTCTGGAACTGCCTAATCAGTGGCTCTGGGATATCATTGATGAATTCATATACCAG TTCCAGTCTTTCAGCCAGTACCGCTGCAAGACAGCCAAGAAGTCTGAAGAGGAAATTGATTTCCTTCGTTCCAACCCCAAGATCTGGAATGTCCACAGTGTCCTTAATGTGCTGCACTCTCTAGTGGACAAATCCAACATCAACCGGCAGCTGGAGGTCTATACAAGTGGAG gtGACCCTGAAAGCGTGGCTGGTGAATATGGTCGCCACTCCCTCTACAAGATGCTGGGCTATTTCAGCCTGGTTGGGCTGCTGCGTCTGCACTCTCTGCTAGGGGATTACTACCAAGCAATCAAGGTTCTGGAGAACATCGAGCTCAACAAGAAG AGCATGTACTCCCGAGTGCCCGAGTGCCAGGTGACCACCTATTACTACGTGGGCTTTGCATACCTAATGATGCGTCGTTACCAGGATGCCATCCGTGTCTTTGCCAATATCCTCCTCTACATCCAGAGGACCAAGAGCATGTTTCAGAGGACAACCTACAAGTACGAGATG ATTAATAAGCAGAACGAGCAGATGCATGCACTCCTGGCCATCGCCCTCACCATGTACCCCATGCGCATAGATGAGAGCATCCACCTGCAGCTGCGAGAGAAGTACGGGGATAAGATGCTGCGCATGCAGAAGGGTGACGCACAAGTCTATGAGGAGCTCTTCAGTTATGCTTGTCCCAAGTTCCTGTCCCCCGTGGTGCCCAACTATGACAATGTGCACCCCAACTACCACAAGGAGCCCTTCTTGCAGCAGCTCAAGGTCTTTGCTGATGaggttcagcagcaggcccagcTGTCCACCATCCGTAGCTTCCTCAAGCTCTACACCACCATGCCTGTGGCAAAGCTGGCTGGCTTCTTAGACCTCACAGAGCAGGAGTTTCGTATCCAGCTGCTTGTTTTCAAACACAAGATGAAGAACCTGGTATGGACCAGTGGCATATCTGCCCTGGACGGGGAGTTCCAGTCTGCCTCTGAGGTCGACTTCTATATTGACAAG GACATGATCCACATTGCAGACACAAAGGTTGCTCGACGCTATGGGGACTTCTTCATCCGCCAGATCCACAAGTTTGAGGAG CTGAATCGAACCCTGAAGAAGATGGGGCAAAGGCCCTAA
- the EIF3L gene encoding eukaryotic translation initiation factor 3 subunit L isoform X2 — translation MSSRPAVFPAMLLTRRCMRSRTSMKTDAVFLILYKELYYRHIYAKVSGGPTLEQRFESYYNYCNLFNYILNADGPAPLELPNQWLWDIIDEFIYQFQSFSQYRCKTAKKSEEEIDFLRSNPKIWNVHSVLNVLHSLVDKSNINRQLEVYTSGGDPESVAGEYGRHSLYKMLGYFSLVGLLRLHSLLGDYYQAIKVLENIELNKKSMYSRVPECQVTTYYYVGFAYLMMRRYQDAIRVFANILLYIQRTKSMFQRTTYKYEMINKQNEQMHALLAIALTMYPMRIDESIHLQLREKYGDKMLRMQKGDAQVYEELFSYACPKFLSPVVPNYDNVHPNYHKEPFLQQLKVFADEVQQQAQLSTIRSFLKLYTTMPVAKLAGFLDLTEQEFRIQLLVFKHKMKNLVWTSGISALDGEFQSASEVDFYIDKDMIHIADTKVARRYGDFFIRQIHKFEELNRTLKKMGQRP, via the exons ATGAGCTCCAGGCCAGCCGTGTTTCCAGCGATGTTATTGACCAGAAGGTGTATGAGATCCAGGACATCTATGAAAACAG ATGCTGTTTTCCTCATCCTATACAAGGAGCTGTATTACAGGCACATCTACGCCAAAGTCAGT GGGggccccacgctggagcagagGTTTGAATCCTATTACAACTACTGCAATCTCTTCAACTACATCCTCA ATGCTGATGGCCCTGCTCCTCTGGAACTGCCTAATCAGTGGCTCTGGGATATCATTGATGAATTCATATACCAG TTCCAGTCTTTCAGCCAGTACCGCTGCAAGACAGCCAAGAAGTCTGAAGAGGAAATTGATTTCCTTCGTTCCAACCCCAAGATCTGGAATGTCCACAGTGTCCTTAATGTGCTGCACTCTCTAGTGGACAAATCCAACATCAACCGGCAGCTGGAGGTCTATACAAGTGGAG gtGACCCTGAAAGCGTGGCTGGTGAATATGGTCGCCACTCCCTCTACAAGATGCTGGGCTATTTCAGCCTGGTTGGGCTGCTGCGTCTGCACTCTCTGCTAGGGGATTACTACCAAGCAATCAAGGTTCTGGAGAACATCGAGCTCAACAAGAAG AGCATGTACTCCCGAGTGCCCGAGTGCCAGGTGACCACCTATTACTACGTGGGCTTTGCATACCTAATGATGCGTCGTTACCAGGATGCCATCCGTGTCTTTGCCAATATCCTCCTCTACATCCAGAGGACCAAGAGCATGTTTCAGAGGACAACCTACAAGTACGAGATG ATTAATAAGCAGAACGAGCAGATGCATGCACTCCTGGCCATCGCCCTCACCATGTACCCCATGCGCATAGATGAGAGCATCCACCTGCAGCTGCGAGAGAAGTACGGGGATAAGATGCTGCGCATGCAGAAGGGTGACGCACAAGTCTATGAGGAGCTCTTCAGTTATGCTTGTCCCAAGTTCCTGTCCCCCGTGGTGCCCAACTATGACAATGTGCACCCCAACTACCACAAGGAGCCCTTCTTGCAGCAGCTCAAGGTCTTTGCTGATGaggttcagcagcaggcccagcTGTCCACCATCCGTAGCTTCCTCAAGCTCTACACCACCATGCCTGTGGCAAAGCTGGCTGGCTTCTTAGACCTCACAGAGCAGGAGTTTCGTATCCAGCTGCTTGTTTTCAAACACAAGATGAAGAACCTGGTATGGACCAGTGGCATATCTGCCCTGGACGGGGAGTTCCAGTCTGCCTCTGAGGTCGACTTCTATATTGACAAG GACATGATCCACATTGCAGACACAAAGGTTGCTCGACGCTATGGGGACTTCTTCATCCGCCAGATCCACAAGTTTGAGGAG CTGAATCGAACCCTGAAGAAGATGGGGCAAAGGCCCTAA
- the MICALL1 gene encoding MICAL-like protein 1 isoform X2, with translation MRDFDSLSKDDVYENNRLAFELAERELGIPALLDPNDMVSMKVPDCLSIMTYVSQYYNHFNNPSQARVPPPMKCPAAASSPPLLSHKKPVAVVESPPAPQDDAPSDPLERSQRTMLSSTCAACQQHVHLVQRYLAEGKLYHRQCFRCKECSSTLLPGSYKPGSEAGTFVCTQHRGKLAMSGKVERRPSPDRRSPELRTETGAGSVDEDALPAGAEVGKDNGDSLQSMAETQMPAEGLAGPAEKDSTPSKAETAMPPAHTGSGAPVSQTPPRPPLPSKPTVLTQDKGSSLDGRLRDMRPTPAPRRATDVSALSPPASHPIPRPRSTLQGEGSECGPGMVNGRAPEPSPPVPKPRGRPCSSDRAGVAARAKDPPWMALVQAEPKKKPAPPPPPGSSHETPSRTSEEEGGEEVGKARSEESRSDATEPKSYNPFEEEDEEEEESTAAQKSTPEQEQNETAAKPVHPWYGITPTSSPKAKKRPAPRAPSASPLAHHPISRLSHSEPSSSTPSPALSLESINSESSAKVLGDTDEASVPKSSSEPTVHTPTATKTSSTDTPLASISSSESPAAPASLSTNSSFSSSSELASFSGELQPSTPQASRSISTGSLKTSPSQLLPKPPAGASPTPILLAPDGGAGSPRMPSSPKPQLKSSCKENPFNRKPSPAASPSAKKPPKGSKPVRPPAPGHGFPLIKRKVQTDQYIPEEDIYGEMDAIEHQLDQLEHRGVALEEKLRSAENDSPEDSLLVDWFKLIHEKHMLVRHESELIYIFKQQNLEQRQSDVEYELRCLLNKPEKDWTDEDRGREKVLMQELVTIIEQRNAIVNCLDEDRQREEEEDKMLEAMIKRKEFHKETETESKKKGKFKPMKVLKLLGNKHDSKSKSSKEKS, from the exons ATGAG AGACTTTGATTCTCTCTCCAAGGATGATGTCTATGAGAATAACCGCTTG GCCTTTGAATTGGCAGAACGAGAGCTGGGCATCCCAGCCCTGCTAGATCCCAATGACATGGTCTCCATGAAAGTCCCTGACTGCCTCAGCATCATGACTTACGTGTCGCAGTATTACAACCATTTCAACAACCCCAGCCAAG CCAGAGTCCCTCCGCCTATGAAgtgcccagctgctgcctcctcacCTCCTCTGCTGTCCCACAAGAAGCCTGTGGCTGTGGTCGAGAGTCCTCCGGCACCACAG GATGATGCCCCCTCGGACCCATTGGAGCGGTCCCAGCGCACCATGCTCAGCAGCACCTGCgcagcctgccagcagcacGTCCATCTGGTCCAACGCTACCTGGCTGAGGGCAAGCTTTACCACCGCCAGTGCTTTAG GTGTAAGGAGTGTTCCAGCACGCTGCTCCCGGGGTCATACAAGCCTGGGTCAGAGGCGGGAACTTTTGTCTGCACGCAGCATCGTGGTAAATTGGCCATGAGTGGGAAGGTGGAGAGGAGGCCCAGCCCAGACCGACGGTCACCAGAGCTAAGAACTGAAACTGGGGCTGGCAGTGTGGATGAGGATGCCCTCCCCgcaggagcagaggtggggAAGGACAACGGTGACTCTCTGCAGAGCATGGCAGAGACCCAGATGCCTGCAGAGGGGCTAGCtggcccagcagagaaggacagcACACCCAGCAAAGCAGAGACAGCAATGCCCCCTGCTCACACAGGCAGCGGGGCACCTGTCTCCCAAACTCCCCCCAGACCTCCCCTTCCCAGCAAGCCCACCGTGCTCACCCAGGACAAAGGCAGCTCACTGGACGGACGGCTCAGAGACATGCGGcccacccctgccccaaggAGGGCCACCGATGTGTCAGCCCTCTCCCCTCCGGCCTCTCACCCCATCCCCCGGCCCAGGTCCACCCTCCAGGGCGAGGGCAGCGAGTGTGGGCCTGGCATGGTGAACG GTAGGGCACCTGAACCCAGCCCCCCTGTCCCAAAACCCCGAGGGAGACCCTGCTCCTCTGATCG tgCTGGAGTTGCTGCGAGAGCCAAGGACCCACCATGGATGGCCTTAGTGCAAGCAGAGCCCAAGAAGAAGCcagctccccctcctcccccgggcAGCAGCCATGAGACTCCGAGTAGGACTTCagaggaggagggtggggaggaggtggggaaagCCAGGAGCgaggagagcaggtctgatgccACAGAGCCCAAATCATACAACCCCTTtgaggaggaggacgaggaggaagaggagagtaCTGCTGCCCAAAAGAGCACACCTGAACAGGAGCAGAATGAGACTGCTGCCAAGCCTGTCCACCCCTGGTATGGCATCACTCCCACTAGCAGCCCAAAGGCGAAGAAGCGGCCAGCTCCGCGAGCCCCCAGTGCTTCCCCGCTAG CCCATCACCCCATCTCCAGGCTGTCGCACTCCGAGCCATCCTCCTCTACCCCATCTCCAGCCCTCAGCCTCGAAAGCATCAACTCTGAGAGTTCAGCCAAGGTGCTGGGTGACACCGATGAGGCCTCAGTGCCCAAAAGCTCCTCCGAGCCCACTGTCCACACGCCAACGGCCACCAAGACCTCTAGCACTGACACACCGCTGGCCAGCATCTCATCCAGTGAaagccctgctgccccagccagccTCTCCACCaactcctccttctcctcctccagtgAGCTGGCCAGCTTCAGcggggagctgcagcccagcaccccacaAGCCAGCAGGAGCATCTCCACTGGCAGCTTAAAGACCAgtcccagccagctgctccccaaACCTCCTGCTGGGGCTAGCCCTACGCCCATCCTCTTGGCTCCAgatgggggtgctgggagccccaGGATGCCCTCCTCGCCCAAGCCACAGCTGAAG TCTTCCTGCAAAGAGAACCCCTTCAATCGGAAGCCATCGCCTGCCGCCTCCCCCTCCGCAAAGAAACCTCCCAAGGGCTCCAAGCCAGTGCGTCCTCCTGCACCGGGTCACGGCTTCCCACTGATCAAACGCAAG GTGCAGACAGATCAGTACATCCCTGAGGAAGACATCTATGGGGAGATGGATGCCATTGAGCACCAGCTGGACCAGCTGGAGCACCGTGGGGTGGCCTTGGAGGAAAAACTTCGTAGCGCTGAGAATG ATAGCCCTGAGGACAGCCTGCTGGTGGACTGGTTCAAACTCATCCATGAGAAGCACATGCTGGTGCGCCATGAGTCAGAGCTCATCTACAT CTTCAAGCAGCAGAACCTGGAGCAGCGGCAGTCAGATGTGGAGTATGAACTGCGTTGCCTCCTCAACAAGCCAG AGAAGGACTGGACTGATGAGGACCgagggagggagaaggtgcTGATGCAGGAGCTGGTGACCATCATTGAGCAGAGGAATGCCATTGTGAACTGCCTGGACGAGGACCGGCAGAG agaagaggaggaggataaaaTGTTGGAAGCCATGATTAAAAGGAAAG AATTTCACAAGGAGACGGAGACTGAGAGCAAGAAGAAGGGCAAATTCAAGCCCATGAAGGTGCTTAAGCTGCTGGGCAACAAGCATGACTCCAAGAGCAAGTCATCCAAGGAGAAAAGCTAG
- the MICALL1 gene encoding MICAL-like protein 1 isoform X1: protein MSGPRVALQAWCRRQCEGYRGVEIRDLSASFRDGLAFCAILHRHRPDLLDFDSLSKDDVYENNRLAFELAERELGIPALLDPNDMVSMKVPDCLSIMTYVSQYYNHFNNPSQARVPPPMKCPAAASSPPLLSHKKPVAVVESPPAPQDDAPSDPLERSQRTMLSSTCAACQQHVHLVQRYLAEGKLYHRQCFRCKECSSTLLPGSYKPGSEAGTFVCTQHRGKLAMSGKVERRPSPDRRSPELRTETGAGSVDEDALPAGAEVGKDNGDSLQSMAETQMPAEGLAGPAEKDSTPSKAETAMPPAHTGSGAPVSQTPPRPPLPSKPTVLTQDKGSSLDGRLRDMRPTPAPRRATDVSALSPPASHPIPRPRSTLQGEGSECGPGMVNGRAPEPSPPVPKPRGRPCSSDRAGVAARAKDPPWMALVQAEPKKKPAPPPPPGSSHETPSRTSEEEGGEEVGKARSEESRSDATEPKSYNPFEEEDEEEEESTAAQKSTPEQEQNETAAKPVHPWYGITPTSSPKAKKRPAPRAPSASPLAHHPISRLSHSEPSSSTPSPALSLESINSESSAKVLGDTDEASVPKSSSEPTVHTPTATKTSSTDTPLASISSSESPAAPASLSTNSSFSSSSELASFSGELQPSTPQASRSISTGSLKTSPSQLLPKPPAGASPTPILLAPDGGAGSPRMPSSPKPQLKSSCKENPFNRKPSPAASPSAKKPPKGSKPVRPPAPGHGFPLIKRKVQTDQYIPEEDIYGEMDAIEHQLDQLEHRGVALEEKLRSAENDSPEDSLLVDWFKLIHEKHMLVRHESELIYIFKQQNLEQRQSDVEYELRCLLNKPEKDWTDEDRGREKVLMQELVTIIEQRNAIVNCLDEDRQREEEEDKMLEAMIKRKEFHKETETESKKKGKFKPMKVLKLLGNKHDSKSKSSKEKS from the exons ATGTCGGGCCCGCGGGTCGCCCTGCAAGCCTGGTGCCGCCGGCAGTGCGAGGGCTACCGCGGCGTGGAGATCCGCGACCTCAGCGCCTCCTTCCGCGACGGCCTGGCCTTCTGCGCTATCCTCCACCGGCACCGGCCCGACCTCCT AGACTTTGATTCTCTCTCCAAGGATGATGTCTATGAGAATAACCGCTTG GCCTTTGAATTGGCAGAACGAGAGCTGGGCATCCCAGCCCTGCTAGATCCCAATGACATGGTCTCCATGAAAGTCCCTGACTGCCTCAGCATCATGACTTACGTGTCGCAGTATTACAACCATTTCAACAACCCCAGCCAAG CCAGAGTCCCTCCGCCTATGAAgtgcccagctgctgcctcctcacCTCCTCTGCTGTCCCACAAGAAGCCTGTGGCTGTGGTCGAGAGTCCTCCGGCACCACAG GATGATGCCCCCTCGGACCCATTGGAGCGGTCCCAGCGCACCATGCTCAGCAGCACCTGCgcagcctgccagcagcacGTCCATCTGGTCCAACGCTACCTGGCTGAGGGCAAGCTTTACCACCGCCAGTGCTTTAG GTGTAAGGAGTGTTCCAGCACGCTGCTCCCGGGGTCATACAAGCCTGGGTCAGAGGCGGGAACTTTTGTCTGCACGCAGCATCGTGGTAAATTGGCCATGAGTGGGAAGGTGGAGAGGAGGCCCAGCCCAGACCGACGGTCACCAGAGCTAAGAACTGAAACTGGGGCTGGCAGTGTGGATGAGGATGCCCTCCCCgcaggagcagaggtggggAAGGACAACGGTGACTCTCTGCAGAGCATGGCAGAGACCCAGATGCCTGCAGAGGGGCTAGCtggcccagcagagaaggacagcACACCCAGCAAAGCAGAGACAGCAATGCCCCCTGCTCACACAGGCAGCGGGGCACCTGTCTCCCAAACTCCCCCCAGACCTCCCCTTCCCAGCAAGCCCACCGTGCTCACCCAGGACAAAGGCAGCTCACTGGACGGACGGCTCAGAGACATGCGGcccacccctgccccaaggAGGGCCACCGATGTGTCAGCCCTCTCCCCTCCGGCCTCTCACCCCATCCCCCGGCCCAGGTCCACCCTCCAGGGCGAGGGCAGCGAGTGTGGGCCTGGCATGGTGAACG GTAGGGCACCTGAACCCAGCCCCCCTGTCCCAAAACCCCGAGGGAGACCCTGCTCCTCTGATCG tgCTGGAGTTGCTGCGAGAGCCAAGGACCCACCATGGATGGCCTTAGTGCAAGCAGAGCCCAAGAAGAAGCcagctccccctcctcccccgggcAGCAGCCATGAGACTCCGAGTAGGACTTCagaggaggagggtggggaggaggtggggaaagCCAGGAGCgaggagagcaggtctgatgccACAGAGCCCAAATCATACAACCCCTTtgaggaggaggacgaggaggaagaggagagtaCTGCTGCCCAAAAGAGCACACCTGAACAGGAGCAGAATGAGACTGCTGCCAAGCCTGTCCACCCCTGGTATGGCATCACTCCCACTAGCAGCCCAAAGGCGAAGAAGCGGCCAGCTCCGCGAGCCCCCAGTGCTTCCCCGCTAG CCCATCACCCCATCTCCAGGCTGTCGCACTCCGAGCCATCCTCCTCTACCCCATCTCCAGCCCTCAGCCTCGAAAGCATCAACTCTGAGAGTTCAGCCAAGGTGCTGGGTGACACCGATGAGGCCTCAGTGCCCAAAAGCTCCTCCGAGCCCACTGTCCACACGCCAACGGCCACCAAGACCTCTAGCACTGACACACCGCTGGCCAGCATCTCATCCAGTGAaagccctgctgccccagccagccTCTCCACCaactcctccttctcctcctccagtgAGCTGGCCAGCTTCAGcggggagctgcagcccagcaccccacaAGCCAGCAGGAGCATCTCCACTGGCAGCTTAAAGACCAgtcccagccagctgctccccaaACCTCCTGCTGGGGCTAGCCCTACGCCCATCCTCTTGGCTCCAgatgggggtgctgggagccccaGGATGCCCTCCTCGCCCAAGCCACAGCTGAAG TCTTCCTGCAAAGAGAACCCCTTCAATCGGAAGCCATCGCCTGCCGCCTCCCCCTCCGCAAAGAAACCTCCCAAGGGCTCCAAGCCAGTGCGTCCTCCTGCACCGGGTCACGGCTTCCCACTGATCAAACGCAAG GTGCAGACAGATCAGTACATCCCTGAGGAAGACATCTATGGGGAGATGGATGCCATTGAGCACCAGCTGGACCAGCTGGAGCACCGTGGGGTGGCCTTGGAGGAAAAACTTCGTAGCGCTGAGAATG ATAGCCCTGAGGACAGCCTGCTGGTGGACTGGTTCAAACTCATCCATGAGAAGCACATGCTGGTGCGCCATGAGTCAGAGCTCATCTACAT CTTCAAGCAGCAGAACCTGGAGCAGCGGCAGTCAGATGTGGAGTATGAACTGCGTTGCCTCCTCAACAAGCCAG AGAAGGACTGGACTGATGAGGACCgagggagggagaaggtgcTGATGCAGGAGCTGGTGACCATCATTGAGCAGAGGAATGCCATTGTGAACTGCCTGGACGAGGACCGGCAGAG agaagaggaggaggataaaaTGTTGGAAGCCATGATTAAAAGGAAAG AATTTCACAAGGAGACGGAGACTGAGAGCAAGAAGAAGGGCAAATTCAAGCCCATGAAGGTGCTTAAGCTGCTGGGCAACAAGCATGACTCCAAGAGCAAGTCATCCAAGGAGAAAAGCTAG